One window of the Bernardetia sp. genome contains the following:
- the truB gene encoding tRNA pseudouridine(55) synthase TruB, with protein sequence MQQEQGIFSQGKVILIDKPLTWSSFDVVNKIRYAIKKYEQKKKVKVGHAGTLDPLATGLLILCSGKMTKQIEQFQGQEKEYIAQITFGFTTPSYDLETELENEKDTSEITLEKIKDALKHFEGEIDQVPPIFSAVQVDGKRAYKSARKGEEIELKSRKVTISELEILESDLSEQKAIISLRVVCSKGTYIRSLAHDLGKQLETGAHLSGLRRTRIGDFKIEDAQTIEEFLEKWKPKEKQ encoded by the coding sequence ATGCAACAAGAACAAGGAATATTCTCACAAGGAAAAGTAATTTTGATAGACAAGCCACTTACTTGGTCGTCTTTTGATGTGGTCAATAAAATTCGTTATGCTATCAAAAAATATGAACAGAAGAAAAAAGTTAAGGTCGGACATGCAGGGACGTTAGACCCACTTGCCACAGGACTTCTGATTCTCTGCTCTGGAAAAATGACAAAACAAATAGAGCAGTTTCAAGGACAGGAAAAAGAATATATTGCCCAAATTACCTTTGGCTTTACTACTCCCTCCTATGATTTGGAGACCGAACTAGAAAACGAAAAAGATACTTCAGAAATTACTTTAGAAAAGATAAAAGATGCTTTAAAGCATTTTGAAGGAGAAATAGACCAAGTTCCACCCATTTTTTCGGCTGTGCAAGTAGATGGAAAAAGAGCCTACAAATCGGCAAGAAAAGGCGAAGAAATAGAGCTAAAGTCAAGAAAAGTAACTATTTCAGAATTAGAAATTTTAGAATCAGACTTATCAGAACAAAAAGCCATTATTTCTTTGAGAGTCGTTTGCAGTAAGGGAACATATATCCGAAGTCTTGCTCACGATTTAGGAAAGCAACTAGAAACAGGCGCACACCTTTCTGGTCTTCGAAGAACAAGAATAGGCGATTTCAAAATAGAAGATGCCCAAACCATAGAAGAGTTTTTAGAAAAGTGGAAACCAAAAGAAAAACAATAA
- the menD gene encoding 2-succinyl-5-enolpyruvyl-6-hydroxy-3-cyclohexene-1-carboxylic-acid synthase, with product MSYALQPIWNIAHICYKHGIENVIISPGSRSAPLTLAFARHENLNCKVVADERSAAFVALGIAQQTNKPVVLICTSGSAAYNYAPAIAEAYFQQIPLIVLTADRPPEWIDQLDGQTIRQNNIYGKHVKESYTLPIDLSHKDAVWHVGRIVSEAINLSKTYPSAPVHINAPFREPFYPPVENNDEEDINNLYQNKIKYDNEVKIIEQIHSRPKIRTQHWLELLEVWNNTEEKLIVGGQMRYNERLVSSLNDLEVTVVADVISNLHTVKNSLQHQDVFLMNRENLEELRPDLLITFGKSVISKNLKKFLREYRAIEHWHIQPAGQVADTFQSLTKVIPLNPSYFFRKVLEKQTRFAESYRQSFFVDNWRAMDAEIRKLNATFFAEQPFSEFEAVKMVMKNLPKSTNLHLANSMSVRYANYLNLDKEAHGEVEVFANRGTSGIDGSTSTAIGHAIAHEEKLNILLTGDVAFFYDRNAFWNDYLPSNLIVILLNNHGGGIFKMLPECAKQPEIDDFFVVKQPLKAKKLSEEFELEYAFCEDKNSFEKALENTELEINKRNRITIIEVKTNIEINTKVLQDYKKAAKVLEVD from the coding sequence ATGTCATACGCTCTTCAACCTATTTGGAACATTGCTCATATTTGCTACAAACACGGAATAGAAAACGTGATTATTTCTCCCGGTTCTCGTTCTGCACCTCTGACTTTAGCTTTTGCAAGACATGAAAATCTAAATTGCAAAGTGGTAGCCGATGAGCGTTCAGCAGCTTTTGTTGCTTTAGGCATTGCACAACAGACAAACAAACCAGTAGTTTTGATTTGTACATCGGGTTCGGCCGCCTACAATTATGCGCCAGCTATTGCAGAGGCTTATTTTCAGCAAATTCCTTTGATTGTCTTGACGGCTGACCGTCCTCCAGAGTGGATAGACCAATTAGATGGACAGACTATACGGCAGAATAATATTTATGGAAAACACGTAAAGGAAAGCTACACATTGCCCATAGATTTATCTCATAAAGATGCTGTTTGGCACGTCGGACGTATTGTTTCAGAAGCTATAAATTTATCTAAAACCTATCCTTCTGCGCCTGTTCATATCAATGCGCCTTTTCGTGAACCTTTTTATCCACCAGTAGAAAATAACGACGAAGAGGATATAAATAATTTGTATCAAAATAAGATAAAATACGATAATGAAGTTAAGATAATAGAACAGATTCATAGTCGTCCGAAAATCAGAACACAACATTGGTTAGAACTCTTAGAAGTGTGGAACAATACAGAAGAGAAGCTAATTGTAGGAGGACAAATGCGTTATAACGAACGCTTAGTTTCATCTCTAAATGATTTAGAGGTTACTGTTGTGGCAGATGTAATTTCAAACCTTCATACTGTAAAAAATAGCCTTCAGCATCAAGATGTTTTTCTGATGAACAGAGAAAACTTAGAAGAACTTCGTCCAGACTTATTGATTACTTTTGGAAAGTCAGTTATTTCTAAAAATTTGAAAAAGTTTTTGCGTGAATATCGTGCTATTGAGCATTGGCACATCCAACCAGCAGGACAAGTGGCTGATACATTCCAATCACTCACAAAAGTGATTCCTCTGAACCCGTCTTATTTCTTTAGAAAAGTGTTAGAAAAACAAACTCGTTTTGCTGAATCGTATAGACAATCTTTTTTTGTAGATAATTGGAGAGCAATGGATGCAGAAATCAGAAAATTAAATGCTACATTTTTTGCAGAGCAACCTTTTTCAGAATTTGAAGCTGTAAAGATGGTAATGAAAAATTTACCAAAATCTACAAATTTACATTTAGCTAATAGTATGAGTGTACGCTATGCCAACTATCTCAACTTAGATAAAGAAGCCCACGGCGAGGTAGAAGTTTTTGCCAACCGTGGCACAAGTGGTATTGACGGTTCTACCAGTACAGCCATCGGACACGCCATAGCTCATGAAGAAAAACTAAATATTCTCTTGACAGGTGATGTCGCTTTTTTCTATGATAGAAATGCATTTTGGAATGATTATTTGCCCTCAAACTTGATTGTCATTTTGCTCAACAACCACGGTGGAGGCATTTTTAAAATGTTACCAGAGTGTGCCAAGCAGCCAGAAATAGATGATTTTTTTGTAGTAAAACAGCCTCTAAAAGCTAAAAAGTTAAGCGAAGAGTTTGAACTAGAATATGCTTTTTGTGAAGATAAAAATAGCTTTGAAAAGGCTTTAGAAAATACAGAACTAGAAATTAATAAAAGAAATAGAATTACCATCATTGAAGTAAAAACAAATATAGAAATCAATACAAAAGTATTACAAGATTATAAAAAGGCTGCAAAAGTTTTGGAAGTGGATTAG
- a CDS encoding rhodanese-like domain-containing protein: MKKSIFIIAFFSLFVSITSCNNTKKADTTTNTEQTEVTNQKVEKLEAPEFRIKMAELKLYNIVDVRTPQEFEQASILKAKNIDINGDSFEEELSKLEKDKPLFLYCKSGGRSARAVEKAKEMGFERIIELDGGFESWKAAKIETQHGM; this comes from the coding sequence ATGAAAAAATCAATCTTTATTATTGCTTTTTTTAGTCTGTTCGTTTCAATTACATCTTGTAACAACACTAAAAAAGCAGATACAACAACAAATACAGAGCAAACAGAAGTTACTAATCAGAAAGTTGAAAAACTAGAAGCTCCAGAGTTTCGTATCAAAATGGCTGAACTCAAATTATACAATATTGTCGATGTCAGAACTCCTCAAGAGTTTGAACAAGCAAGTATTCTAAAAGCCAAAAACATTGACATCAATGGAGATTCTTTTGAGGAAGAGCTTTCGAAGCTAGAAAAAGACAAACCTCTCTTTTTATACTGTAAATCGGGTGGACGTAGTGCAAGAGCCGTAGAAAAGGCAAAGGAGATGGGCTTCGAACGCATTATTGAGCTAGATGGTGGTTTTGAGAGCTGGAAGGCTGCCAAAATAGAAACACAACACGGAATGTAA
- the lipA gene encoding lipoyl synthase: protein MIELPVININAKNKTPEELSGKKPDWLRVRLPVGENYKQVNELVSKHKLHTICQSGNCPNMGECWGAGTATFMILGNVCTRGCSFCAVQTGRPPEYDTDEPRRVAEAISLMKVKHAVITSVNRDELKDRGAEIWHNTVKFTKELSPKTTIETLIPDTKANWEALETMISAGQEVVSHNIETVERLYKRVRPQARYARSLEQIKRTKAYGKRTKTGIMVGLGETNEEVLKTMDDLVENGCDILTIGQYMQPTRMHLAVTEYVHPEVFDFYKEEGLKRGLKYVESGALVRSSYHAERHVNV from the coding sequence ATGATAGAATTACCAGTTATAAATATAAATGCAAAAAATAAAACTCCAGAAGAGCTTAGTGGCAAAAAGCCAGATTGGTTGCGTGTTCGCCTGCCCGTCGGAGAAAATTATAAGCAAGTAAACGAGCTAGTCAGCAAACATAAGTTGCATACTATTTGCCAAAGTGGAAACTGTCCAAATATGGGAGAGTGTTGGGGAGCTGGAACGGCTACCTTTATGATATTGGGAAATGTATGTACTCGTGGTTGTTCATTTTGTGCTGTACAGACGGGTCGTCCACCAGAATATGACACTGACGAACCAAGAAGAGTAGCAGAAGCAATCAGCCTAATGAAAGTAAAACACGCTGTTATAACTTCTGTTAATCGTGATGAACTCAAAGACCGTGGTGCAGAAATTTGGCACAACACTGTCAAGTTTACAAAAGAACTTTCTCCAAAAACAACTATCGAAACACTCATTCCAGATACAAAAGCTAACTGGGAAGCCTTAGAAACAATGATTTCGGCAGGGCAAGAAGTAGTTTCACATAATATAGAAACGGTGGAAAGACTCTACAAGCGTGTGCGTCCACAGGCTCGTTATGCACGCAGTTTGGAACAAATCAAGCGTACCAAAGCGTATGGCAAACGTACCAAAACTGGAATTATGGTCGGCTTAGGCGAAACCAATGAAGAGGTTTTGAAAACTATGGACGATTTGGTGGAAAACGGTTGTGATATTCTTACTATTGGGCAATATATGCAACCTACAAGAATGCACCTTGCTGTTACTGAATATGTACATCCAGAAGTATTTGATTTCTACAAGGAAGAAGGGTTGAAACGAGGTCTAAAATATGTAGAATCTGGTGCATTGGTTCGCTCTTCTTATCACGCCGAAAGACATGTAAATGTATAA
- a CDS encoding Na+/H+ antiporter NhaC family protein: MKKVNIKTLPTPKANGVALFPLIIFVGIFLGAGIYFQDFYALPSPIAVCIGILAAFILIKIPFKENIDIFLKGCGEEKILTMCIIYLLAGAFSAVTKATGSVDAVVSLGINYISPSYYPAGIFLVAAFLSLSAGTSVGAIVALGSVVVALSEQSGISLSLLSAALLTGAMFGDNLSIISDTTIVATQSLGCEMKDKMRTNAKIALPAALITVAILIVHGFSFEVSSPNSIASSEISWLLIVPYVFVIVASLAGLNVFVVLFLGVVLSGMIGLYGNHFDIIGFSKTAYAGFEGMSEIFYLSLLTGGLAAMVEKGGGIQFVLEKISHSIKSQHTALIGIATLVSTINLCIANNTVSILISGKIAKTISDNYSIRPQVTASLLDIFACIVQGLLPYGAQVLLLMSLSKGKINYFELLSQSWYLHILAIFSLGLLFQNRKAN, encoded by the coding sequence ATGAAAAAAGTAAATATCAAAACACTTCCTACTCCCAAAGCAAATGGCGTAGCTCTCTTTCCTCTTATTATTTTTGTAGGCATATTCTTAGGTGCAGGCATCTACTTTCAAGATTTTTATGCTTTACCTTCTCCTATTGCTGTTTGTATAGGAATTTTGGCAGCTTTTATTTTGATAAAAATTCCATTCAAAGAAAATATAGATATTTTTTTGAAAGGCTGTGGGGAGGAAAAAATCCTAACGATGTGTATTATTTATCTGTTGGCAGGAGCATTTTCTGCTGTTACTAAAGCCACAGGTAGTGTGGATGCTGTTGTTAGCTTAGGTATTAATTACATTTCTCCTAGCTATTATCCTGCTGGAATATTTCTAGTCGCTGCTTTTTTATCATTATCAGCTGGTACGTCTGTCGGAGCTATCGTAGCATTGGGCTCTGTAGTTGTAGCCTTATCTGAGCAAAGTGGTATTTCGCTTTCCCTTTTGAGTGCTGCTCTCTTGACAGGAGCAATGTTTGGTGATAATCTTTCTATTATTTCTGATACTACCATTGTAGCTACTCAATCTTTAGGTTGTGAAATGAAAGATAAAATGAGAACTAACGCTAAAATAGCATTACCTGCTGCCTTGATTACAGTTGCTATTCTAATAGTGCATGGGTTTTCTTTTGAAGTTTCCTCTCCTAACTCCATCGCATCTTCCGAAATTTCTTGGTTACTTATCGTGCCTTATGTATTTGTTATTGTTGCCTCTTTGGCAGGACTAAATGTATTTGTTGTTTTGTTTTTAGGAGTAGTTTTGTCTGGTATGATAGGACTTTATGGCAATCATTTTGATATTATCGGTTTTAGCAAAACAGCTTATGCAGGGTTTGAAGGAATGAGCGAAATATTTTACCTTTCTCTTCTTACAGGAGGTTTAGCTGCTATGGTAGAAAAAGGTGGAGGCATACAGTTTGTTTTAGAAAAAATTAGTCATTCTATCAAAAGCCAACATACAGCACTAATTGGAATAGCGACGTTAGTAAGCACTATCAATTTATGTATTGCTAATAATACTGTTTCTATTCTTATTTCTGGAAAAATAGCCAAAACAATTAGTGATAATTATTCTATCCGTCCTCAAGTAACAGCCTCTTTATTAGATATTTTCGCCTGTATTGTTCAAGGACTTTTACCCTATGGAGCGCAGGTATTATTACTGATGAGCTTGAGCAAAGGAAAAATAAATTATTTTGAGCTTCTATCTCAGTCGTGGTATTTACATATTCTAGCTATTTTTTCACTTGGCTTGTTATTCCAAAATAGAAAAGCTAACTGA
- a CDS encoding TMEM175 family protein, translated as MKSNRLEAFSDGVLAILITIMVLEMKVPKGNDLHDLQEVYPVFISYILSFLYLGIYWNNHHHLFQATKYVKGKVLWANLHLLFWLSLIPFTSGWLGETKFAPIPDALYGVVLLMSAIAYFILQNMILKIHGEDSVLHKAIGKDYKGKVSLVLYAAAIPLSFISPWVSISIYFGVALLWIVPDKRIEKTLYKEIKKQQKQDNDKDIEHLN; from the coding sequence ATGAAATCAAATAGATTAGAAGCCTTTAGTGATGGTGTATTGGCAATCCTCATTACCATTATGGTATTGGAAATGAAAGTTCCAAAAGGAAATGATTTGCACGATTTACAAGAAGTATATCCTGTATTTATCAGCTATATTTTGAGTTTTCTCTACTTGGGCATTTATTGGAACAATCATCATCATCTTTTTCAAGCTACAAAATATGTCAAAGGAAAAGTGCTTTGGGCAAATCTCCACCTACTTTTTTGGCTTTCATTGATTCCATTTACGTCGGGTTGGTTGGGTGAGACAAAGTTTGCTCCTATTCCAGATGCACTTTATGGAGTAGTTTTACTAATGAGTGCAATAGCCTATTTTATTTTGCAGAATATGATTCTCAAAATTCATGGCGAAGACTCTGTCCTGCATAAAGCCATTGGAAAAGACTACAAAGGCAAAGTTTCATTGGTTTTATACGCTGCTGCAATTCCTCTCTCTTTTATTAGCCCATGGGTTTCTATTTCTATTTACTTTGGTGTAGCTTTGCTTTGGATAGTTCCAGACAAACGCATTGAAAAAACGCTTTATAAAGAAATAAAAAAGCAACAAAAACAAGACAATGATAAAGACATCGAACACCTAAACTAA